From a single bacterium genomic region:
- a CDS encoding endonuclease/exonuclease/phosphatase family protein, protein MDRQRETDSPGDRRQVRRIGRLAWAARAVLGLALVSLAARWMFADRWIITEWNFHIPLPLPMLVALGAAFFARPGKRQALGIAIALPILIVMLLWREQPALFPHREREVIRPVRLVAWNLMSYNRGEKKVTETLVGDDADIVCILEGTYRGQPPEFLQKALGDETQWASTRQMAIGTRFPILESEELETRTRLRVFRATIEIEGTPCTVYLIDMPVPPRFDTREMYNELWAILKLERKPLILVGDFNTPRGSWHLRRTTSELTDAYRAAAPFGWLASWPSEFPIYQLDHAFFSPELRPCFSRFGDAHASDHCRQIIEFEL, encoded by the coding sequence ATGGACCGTCAGCGAGAAACGGACAGCCCTGGAGATCGTCGTCAAGTACGGCGCATAGGCCGCCTGGCATGGGCGGCGCGGGCCGTGTTGGGGCTCGCGCTGGTCAGTCTTGCCGCCCGCTGGATGTTCGCAGATCGCTGGATCATCACCGAGTGGAACTTCCACATTCCTTTGCCGCTCCCGATGCTTGTTGCGCTGGGGGCGGCTTTCTTCGCCCGGCCGGGCAAGCGGCAGGCGCTGGGCATTGCAATCGCGCTTCCGATCCTTATCGTCATGCTGCTCTGGCGCGAGCAACCAGCGCTCTTCCCTCATCGCGAGCGCGAAGTCATCCGCCCGGTTCGCCTCGTTGCCTGGAATCTGATGTCCTACAACCGCGGCGAGAAGAAAGTCACGGAGACGCTCGTTGGCGACGATGCCGACATTGTCTGCATTCTGGAAGGCACCTACCGCGGACAGCCGCCCGAATTTCTTCAGAAGGCCCTCGGCGACGAGACCCAGTGGGCATCCACCCGTCAGATGGCTATCGGAACAAGGTTCCCGATCCTCGAATCGGAAGAACTGGAGACGCGCACTCGTTTGCGCGTCTTCCGTGCAACGATCGAAATCGAAGGAACGCCTTGCACTGTTTATCTGATCGACATGCCCGTGCCACCGCGATTCGACACGCGCGAGATGTACAACGAGCTCTGGGCGATTCTAAAACTCGAACGCAAGCCGCTGATTCTGGTGGGCGACTTCAACACACCGCGAGGTTCCTGGCATCTTCGGCGGACGACTTCGGAACTCACTGACGCATATCGCGCTGCTGCGCCGTTTGGCTGGCTGGCCTCATGGCCGTCGGAATTTCCAATCTATCAACTCGATCATGCCTTCTTCTCTCCGGAACTGCGTCCCTGCTTTTCAAGATTCGGCGACGCACACGCCTCCGATCACTGTCGCCAGATCATTGAATTCGAACTCTGA
- a CDS encoding bifunctional (p)ppGpp synthetase/guanosine-3',5'-bis(diphosphate) 3'-pyrophosphohydrolase: MSPDAKNNSIEESIAALIEKTPDKPGARDLVRHAFEVAEKLHADQRRKSGEPYIEHPLAVAHMLCDINMDAAAIAAGLLHDVLEDTELTLENMHELFPEPVPTLVEGVTKISRMHFDTTRDHQIENLRKIILAMARDIRVIIIKLCDRLHNMRTLRSLPPDRRIAIARESLDIYAPLANRMGMVRIKTELEDLAMYWIYSNEYRQLSKMIAKKKIERETHLQKSMGFLRNYLSELGHDDVDIKGRSKHFYSIFRKMRNQGLTFEEIYDLNALRILCKTEAQCYEILGQIHSIWHPVPGRIKDYIGMPKPNMYQSLHTTVIGLEGMVTEIQIRTQDMHRVAEYGIAAHWKYKEGRIDQSIDKRLQWLRQLADWATEATDPSNFLDGLKKDVFADVVLCFTPRGDVIELPAGATPIDFAYAIHTQVGERCVGARVNRRMVSLRTTLTHGDVVEIQTSQTGHPSRDWLDVVVTGRARSKIKHWLKSKEMVRWVTDGRESLNRLLKERNIDVTKSELDKHLETLLEPFRLQTIDDLLAEIGFGSISPQAALTRMNPEWSKPRQSRSPRKRPKRKQGAITVDGIDDMPIKIANCCNPIPGDPIVGFITRGRGVTVHHRNCSNVSRFRNQEGESQRILPAVWNTEGPISHTVFLRVETFDRAGLLMDLTREISKHNIFIVACHTRSQKGKGTATLRFEVDVSDITQLEEVLASIRQVRNVIKAERTNRPV; this comes from the coding sequence ATGTCGCCGGACGCGAAGAACAACTCCATCGAGGAGAGCATCGCTGCCCTCATCGAGAAGACCCCGGACAAACCCGGGGCCCGCGATCTCGTGCGCCACGCCTTCGAAGTCGCCGAGAAACTGCATGCCGATCAACGTCGCAAATCCGGCGAGCCCTACATCGAGCACCCCCTGGCCGTCGCGCATATGCTGTGCGACATCAACATGGACGCCGCAGCCATCGCCGCCGGCCTCCTGCACGACGTCCTCGAAGACACCGAGCTGACCCTCGAGAACATGCATGAGCTGTTCCCCGAGCCCGTCCCGACCCTCGTCGAGGGCGTGACAAAGATCAGCCGGATGCACTTCGACACAACCCGCGATCACCAGATCGAAAACCTCCGCAAGATCATCCTGGCGATGGCTCGCGATATCCGCGTGATCATCATCAAGCTCTGCGACCGCCTGCACAACATGCGAACATTGCGGTCCTTGCCGCCGGACCGCCGAATCGCCATCGCGCGCGAGTCCCTCGACATCTATGCGCCGCTTGCCAATCGAATGGGTATGGTGCGTATCAAGACGGAGCTCGAAGACCTGGCGATGTACTGGATTTACTCGAACGAATACCGCCAACTCTCGAAGATGATCGCCAAGAAGAAGATCGAGCGCGAGACGCACCTGCAGAAGAGCATGGGTTTCCTGCGCAACTACCTCTCAGAACTTGGCCACGACGACGTCGACATCAAAGGTCGCAGCAAGCACTTCTACTCGATCTTCCGCAAGATGCGCAACCAGGGCCTGACCTTCGAAGAAATCTACGATCTCAACGCACTGCGTATTTTGTGCAAGACCGAAGCACAGTGTTACGAAATCCTCGGACAGATTCACTCCATCTGGCATCCCGTTCCAGGCCGAATCAAAGATTACATCGGAATGCCGAAGCCCAACATGTACCAGTCGCTGCACACGACAGTGATCGGTCTCGAGGGTATGGTTACCGAGATTCAGATTCGCACACAGGACATGCACCGCGTTGCCGAGTACGGCATCGCGGCCCACTGGAAGTACAAGGAAGGCCGTATCGATCAGAGCATCGATAAGCGCCTTCAGTGGCTGCGGCAATTGGCAGATTGGGCCACGGAAGCCACTGACCCGTCGAACTTCCTGGATGGCTTGAAGAAAGACGTCTTCGCGGATGTCGTGCTCTGTTTCACGCCGCGCGGCGACGTGATCGAACTTCCCGCCGGCGCTACGCCGATCGATTTCGCCTACGCCATCCACACGCAAGTGGGCGAGCGTTGCGTGGGCGCGCGCGTCAATCGCCGCATGGTCAGTCTCCGGACAACATTGACCCACGGAGATGTCGTTGAGATTCAGACCAGCCAGACCGGCCACCCCAGCCGCGATTGGCTGGACGTCGTTGTGACCGGGCGCGCTCGCAGCAAGATCAAGCACTGGCTGAAGTCGAAAGAGATGGTGCGCTGGGTCACCGACGGTCGCGAGTCGCTGAACCGTCTCCTCAAAGAACGCAACATCGACGTCACCAAGAGCGAGTTGGACAAGCACCTGGAGACGCTCCTGGAGCCGTTCCGTCTCCAGACGATCGACGATTTGCTGGCAGAGATTGGTTTCGGCAGCATCAGCCCGCAGGCCGCCCTGACGCGCATGAACCCGGAGTGGTCCAAGCCGCGCCAGTCGCGCAGCCCGCGCAAGCGCCCGAAACGCAAGCAAGGTGCAATCACCGTCGATGGCATCGACGACATGCCGATCAAGATCGCGAATTGCTGTAACCCGATCCCAGGCGATCCGATTGTCGGTTTCATCACCCGCGGGCGGGGCGTGACCGTTCACCACCGGAATTGCTCGAACGTCTCGCGCTTCCGAAACCAGGAAGGCGAATCGCAGCGCATTCTACCGGCGGTCTGGAATACCGAAGGACCGATCAGCCACACCGTCTTCCTCCGCGTCGAAACCTTCGACCGCGCAGGGCTGCTGATGGACCTCACGCGAGAAATCTCCAAACACAACATCTTCATCGTCGCGTGCCATACCCGATCCCAGAAAGGGAAAGGGACGGCCACATTGCGCTTCGAAGTCGATGTCAGCGACATCACGCAGTTGGAAGAAGTCCTGGCCTCGATTCGCCAGGTCCGAAACGTCATCAAGGCCGAACGCACCAATCGGCCCGTCTAA
- a CDS encoding ROK family protein, whose protein sequence is MSNPQTSRRLVIGVDGGGTKTLGAIMDSEGNLLARELFPSSNPHAASADVVRDVLTTLVESLCQRAGISPAEIAAICLGMAGCDSDAEREHIEELIRPAVPDDCRLIVVNDAVIAMVALLGRLHGMLVIAGTGSICIGYNEHTGDSTRCGGWGHLLADEGAGYQIGLSALRAILKELDGRGPKTSLSKTILDHLELSEPRDILTWLYRETAGKASVAALSRFVMAADEDGDEAAASILDKQAAALAGLVKPVYDRLFHDESKPVQIGLWGGNLVHAANYRRRFEECLNSTGLRLEIVFSPEADAVLGATQHALNSIG, encoded by the coding sequence ATGAGCAATCCTCAAACTTCTCGTCGCCTGGTGATTGGCGTCGATGGCGGCGGAACCAAGACTCTTGGCGCGATCATGGATTCGGAGGGGAATCTCCTCGCGCGGGAGCTTTTCCCATCGAGCAATCCCCACGCAGCGTCCGCGGACGTGGTTCGCGATGTTCTGACGACGCTCGTGGAGTCCCTTTGCCAGCGGGCGGGAATTTCGCCCGCGGAGATCGCTGCTATCTGCCTGGGAATGGCCGGTTGCGATTCCGACGCTGAGCGCGAGCACATCGAAGAGCTCATTCGCCCGGCCGTTCCGGATGATTGTCGACTGATCGTCGTAAACGATGCGGTCATCGCGATGGTCGCATTGCTCGGACGACTTCATGGAATGCTCGTCATTGCCGGAACAGGATCCATCTGCATCGGCTACAACGAGCACACGGGCGACTCGACCCGCTGCGGCGGCTGGGGGCATTTGCTGGCCGACGAAGGTGCGGGGTATCAGATCGGCCTGTCAGCACTCCGTGCCATTCTGAAAGAGTTGGATGGCCGCGGTCCCAAGACCAGCCTGAGCAAGACAATCCTGGACCATCTCGAGCTTTCCGAGCCGCGCGATATCCTCACATGGCTCTATCGCGAAACTGCCGGCAAGGCTTCGGTCGCTGCGCTCTCGCGTTTTGTGATGGCTGCGGATGAGGATGGTGATGAAGCCGCCGCGAGCATTCTCGACAAGCAGGCGGCTGCGCTGGCCGGGCTCGTCAAGCCGGTCTACGATCGCCTGTTCCATGACGAATCGAAGCCCGTTCAGATTGGGCTGTGGGGAGGAAACCTCGTCCACGCGGCGAATTACCGCCGTCGGTTCGAGGAATGCCTGAATTCGACTGGCTTGCGGTTGGAAATTGTCTTCTCGCCAGAAGCGGACGCCGTTCTGGGCGCCACGCAGCATGCATTGAATTCGATCGGATAG
- a CDS encoding response regulator: MSPDKFRVMVVDDEPDIRSILNASLTPEFEVVEATNGLDAMLKVPKYEPDLAIIDIMMPLMDGLELSRKIREKPGYQDMPIIALSALDSKEDIKKGYGSGANLYLTKPFDPERVAKNVRMSLESRPVRHKTLTIAEIREKEEKSARDLERARARKALEDSRREEEEEREVKLLQEVSAPLPVPEAEEKKTPPSSHVEHISEAKVPKVKDPSGRLLKSYSERRNTPAPEDEDDSPLPFAIPREGNGLIKAPTAAPVVPRVLLVDDDADFLLMIRTALEDIYEVVTAHNGFDALNKIPDTEPDIYIIDGMMPKMSGYQLIDLLHQSMDTHTKPIIFASAKSSPRDRRMVFEKGVTHYLVKPFETEKLLDALNEVSTAPGFQVAEKKKTIKEILYEEGLRREREEHSERRKNRWKTYGDIQKWLTDHKNENPFEKE, encoded by the coding sequence ATGAGTCCCGATAAGTTTCGCGTGATGGTTGTGGACGATGAACCGGACATTCGTTCAATCCTCAACGCCTCCCTGACGCCGGAATTCGAGGTCGTCGAGGCGACCAACGGTCTGGATGCGATGCTGAAGGTCCCGAAGTACGAGCCAGATCTGGCGATCATCGATATCATGATGCCGCTGATGGACGGGCTGGAGCTCTCGCGCAAGATCCGCGAGAAGCCCGGCTACCAGGACATGCCAATCATCGCACTGTCGGCGTTGGATTCCAAAGAAGACATCAAGAAGGGCTATGGTTCCGGTGCGAATCTGTATCTCACGAAGCCCTTCGATCCGGAACGCGTTGCGAAGAATGTCCGGATGTCGCTGGAGTCGCGCCCCGTCCGGCACAAGACGTTGACCATTGCCGAGATCCGCGAGAAAGAAGAGAAGAGCGCCCGCGATCTGGAGCGCGCCCGTGCGCGCAAGGCGCTGGAGGATTCGCGGCGAGAGGAGGAAGAGGAGCGCGAAGTCAAGCTGCTGCAGGAAGTTTCGGCACCGCTCCCCGTTCCCGAAGCCGAGGAGAAGAAGACTCCGCCGTCCAGCCATGTTGAGCACATTTCAGAGGCGAAGGTTCCCAAGGTAAAGGATCCCTCCGGCAGGCTGCTGAAGTCCTATTCCGAGCGCCGCAACACGCCGGCTCCGGAGGATGAGGATGATAGTCCATTGCCGTTTGCAATTCCCAGGGAAGGCAACGGTCTGATCAAGGCTCCAACAGCGGCACCCGTGGTACCGCGAGTCTTGCTGGTTGATGACGACGCCGACTTCCTTCTCATGATTCGCACGGCACTCGAGGACATTTATGAAGTCGTGACGGCGCACAATGGTTTCGATGCGTTGAACAAGATTCCGGACACGGAACCCGACATCTACATCATCGATGGCATGATGCCGAAAATGAGTGGCTATCAGTTGATCGATCTGCTGCACCAGTCGATGGACACGCACACCAAGCCCATCATCTTTGCCTCGGCAAAGAGCAGCCCCCGCGATCGCCGGATGGTCTTCGAAAAAGGTGTGACGCATTACCTGGTCAAGCCGTTCGAGACGGAGAAACTGCTGGACGCGCTAAACGAGGTCTCGACCGCTCCGGGCTTCCAGGTCGCCGAAAAGAAGAAGACAATCAAAGAGATTCTATACGAAGAAGGCCTGCGACGCGAACGCGAGGAACACAGCGAACGACGCAAGAATCGCTGGAAGACCTACGGCGACATCCAGAAGTGGCTGACCGACCACAAGAATGAGAATCCGTTCGAGAAGGAATAG
- the rpsT gene encoding 30S ribosomal protein S20, with amino-acid sequence MPNKKSAMKRVRQNERRREHNRARRSAMRSSIKKVRLILDSENQELLAPSLVDAQSKLGKAAKTSLVKKRNASRRVSRLMKAAHKAQSASS; translated from the coding sequence GTGCCGAACAAGAAATCTGCCATGAAGCGAGTCCGCCAGAACGAACGCCGTCGCGAGCACAACCGCGCTCGCCGCTCGGCCATGCGCTCCTCGATCAAGAAGGTCCGCCTGATTCTGGACAGCGAAAACCAGGAGCTGTTGGCTCCGAGCCTGGTCGACGCACAGTCGAAGCTGGGCAAGGCTGCGAAGACCAGCCTCGTCAAGAAGCGCAACGCGTCCCGCCGCGTTTCCCGCCTGATGAAGGCTGCTCACAAGGCTCAGAGCGCAAGTTCCTGA
- a CDS encoding M3 family oligoendopeptidase yields the protein MAEEAIQDTVQWDLTSYFPEFDGPEYKAHVEKLEEDIDQMGKDAQALKEITTENTDQWAELICRDEEITCNFSHWASYIGCLNSADSRNEDYKREQARMSRIGAQYRKAGVPIMAALRDVTDDAFEKLVSHPSMETARFSMERGRIDAKRTMDPELEMLAADLSVDGMSAWGRLYNDLAGRLEFEMKKPDGSTEMVPMAQRRSLLEDPDPAVRKAAFVGSNKAWQDVEHVAAACLNGIGGWRLTLNEKRGIDHFLDVAMFQSATEQKTIDQMWDVISRNRDVAWEYLRTKAKLIGRDKLGFQDIGAPLPLKDARRFSWKEGTQMVFDAFNDFYPELAQFTKMMLDEKRVESEKRPGKRPGAFCTSSYKTKESRVFMTYGGSLGDIQTLAHELGHAFHNWVMRDIRPFARSYPMTLAETASTFAESVLCSGIIDSDSTTDMMKAQLLNTQLDHAAVFMCDIHMRYIFEKMFYEERQKGELSVSRIKELMLKAQRETFGDILNEDEMDPMFWASKLHFYITGVTFYNFPYTFGYFFSRGIFSRAKAEGASFLPKYEQLLRLTGSDVSEGVAKRSIDVDLTGPAFWEETIEGIRADLAKFQEVVPKVLGNS from the coding sequence ATGGCAGAAGAAGCAATCCAAGACACCGTGCAGTGGGATCTGACATCCTATTTCCCCGAGTTCGATGGCCCCGAATACAAGGCCCATGTGGAGAAGCTCGAAGAAGACATCGACCAGATGGGCAAGGACGCCCAGGCGCTGAAGGAAATCACCACCGAGAACACAGACCAGTGGGCGGAACTGATCTGTCGCGACGAGGAAATCACCTGTAACTTCTCGCACTGGGCTTCCTACATCGGGTGCTTGAACTCCGCTGATTCCCGCAATGAAGACTACAAGCGCGAGCAGGCTCGCATGTCTCGAATCGGCGCGCAATACCGCAAGGCCGGCGTGCCGATCATGGCCGCCCTGCGCGACGTGACTGACGATGCCTTCGAGAAGCTCGTCTCGCATCCGTCGATGGAGACAGCCCGATTCTCCATGGAGCGCGGCCGTATCGACGCCAAGCGCACCATGGATCCGGAGCTCGAAATGCTGGCGGCGGACCTCAGCGTGGACGGCATGTCCGCCTGGGGGCGCCTGTATAACGATCTGGCCGGGCGCCTGGAATTCGAGATGAAGAAGCCCGACGGCTCCACGGAGATGGTGCCGATGGCCCAGCGCCGTTCGTTGCTCGAGGATCCCGATCCGGCCGTTCGCAAGGCCGCCTTCGTGGGCAGCAACAAGGCCTGGCAGGACGTTGAACACGTTGCCGCCGCCTGTTTGAACGGCATCGGTGGCTGGCGTCTCACCTTGAACGAGAAGCGCGGCATCGATCACTTCCTCGACGTCGCCATGTTCCAGTCCGCAACCGAGCAGAAGACCATCGATCAAATGTGGGATGTCATCTCCCGCAATCGCGACGTGGCGTGGGAATACCTGCGGACAAAGGCGAAACTGATCGGACGCGACAAGCTCGGCTTCCAGGACATCGGGGCGCCGCTTCCTCTGAAGGATGCGCGTCGCTTCTCCTGGAAAGAGGGCACGCAGATGGTGTTCGACGCCTTCAATGACTTCTATCCGGAGCTCGCCCAGTTCACGAAGATGATGCTGGACGAGAAGCGCGTGGAGTCCGAGAAGCGCCCCGGCAAGCGTCCCGGCGCTTTCTGCACGTCGTCTTACAAGACGAAGGAATCGCGCGTGTTCATGACCTACGGCGGATCGCTGGGCGACATTCAGACGTTGGCGCACGAACTCGGTCACGCCTTCCACAACTGGGTGATGCGAGACATTCGCCCGTTCGCCCGTTCCTATCCGATGACGCTGGCTGAAACCGCCTCGACGTTCGCGGAGAGCGTTCTGTGCTCCGGCATCATCGACAGCGACTCCACCACCGACATGATGAAGGCGCAGTTGCTCAACACGCAGCTCGACCACGCCGCCGTCTTCATGTGCGACATCCACATGCGCTACATCTTTGAGAAGATGTTCTACGAGGAGCGGCAGAAGGGCGAACTCAGCGTCTCGCGCATCAAGGAACTGATGCTGAAGGCCCAGCGCGAGACCTTCGGCGACATCCTGAATGAAGACGAGATGGATCCGATGTTCTGGGCTTCGAAGCTGCACTTCTACATCACAGGCGTCACATTCTACAACTTCCCGTACACATTCGGCTACTTCTTCAGTCGCGGAATCTTCAGCCGGGCCAAGGCGGAAGGCGCGTCCTTCCTGCCGAAGTACGAGCAGCTTCTTCGCCTGACCGGAAGCGATGTTTCCGAGGGCGTGGCCAAGCGTTCGATAGATGTAGACTTGACGGGCCCCGCCTTCTGGGAGGAAACCATCGAAGGCATTCGCGCCGACCTGGCGAAGTTCCAAGAGGTCGTGCCGAAGGTGCTTGGGAACTCGTAG
- a CDS encoding gliding-motility protein MglA → MPIINYRTREINCKIVYVGPSLGGKTTNIAAIHGMIPGENRTQLQSIDTEGDRTLFFDYFSMDLEEIAGFKTKFLIYGVPGQPYYRSTRKMVLNGVDGLVFVADSDKSRLQDNLDSLEDLKSMLAEYGYDYETIPLVFQYNKRDLFFITPVEEFEEVVNDRGCRSFEAIAIQNKGVVETFRAVCAEVIMRLNATLSQQYGSFKS, encoded by the coding sequence ATGCCGATTATCAACTACCGGACACGCGAAATTAACTGCAAGATCGTCTACGTCGGCCCAAGCCTCGGCGGCAAGACCACCAATATCGCTGCCATTCACGGGATGATTCCGGGCGAGAATAGAACGCAATTGCAGTCCATCGACACCGAGGGCGACCGGACACTGTTCTTTGACTATTTCTCGATGGATCTTGAAGAAATCGCCGGATTCAAGACTAAGTTCCTGATCTACGGCGTCCCCGGTCAGCCCTACTACCGTTCGACCCGCAAGATGGTGCTCAATGGCGTCGATGGCCTTGTTTTCGTGGCCGACAGCGACAAGTCGCGCCTTCAGGACAACCTCGATTCCCTCGAGGACCTGAAGTCCATGCTCGCCGAGTACGGCTACGACTACGAGACGATTCCCCTGGTTTTTCAGTACAATAAGCGGGATCTGTTCTTCATCACGCCGGTCGAGGAATTCGAAGAAGTCGTCAACGACCGCGGCTGCCGATCCTTCGAGGCGATCGCTATCCAGAACAAGGGCGTGGTCGAGACCTTCCGTGCGGTCTGCGCCGAAGTCATCATGCGGCTGAACGCCACCCTGAGCCAGCAATACGGCTCCTTCAAGTCCTAA
- the pilM gene encoding pilus assembly protein PilM has product MATLKKCLGVDLGTSAVKVVELAVDRTGVKVVKAASMETNIDPSAPAEERRTAVAKTLRDLIRKNKISTKNAVFAIPGQKVFIRRFRLPETTEERLERIVTYEARQQIPFPLDKTDLQWQFFPVPEDKEVEVLLVAVRHDEVTDFMSLVGKTGLKPIFIAVSSFAIFNTQAFLTKPAAAILEILAPKKKAKPKKEKKPKKAKKKKGEAEAPEEEVVAEEPMDDDMSADEFVYEEVKGYVNIGAAAMDLAIAREGKKALLGFSRSVPTAGNEITRSVMEACQISSFHDAERIKRHQTRLMTFDFEFEEDPNINHDACSAATHSADRMISELRRSIDFYISQPDGMAVDSLVLSGGQALLPGMDTYIEEKLTLPTETLKEPPEDSALTWPDPSTPITSYVVAMGLALQGVGMSSLDVDFLPEDRKITRDFPYKSVAIMVVLLLGIIAMASRAGLNYTSQYQAEAQSLETLIKERSKQDTLANQVQAQHTEIAGLYKTFDKGVVDREYWLKFLAEVAEVKPPEVLLDRVSLSSLGQVTIVGLSETQRSAADFTEALRKKIQNPLQAPTLEAVQATRDARYEQPVYRFQISLQTSDKINILDVVPQGEVAE; this is encoded by the coding sequence ATGGCGACGCTGAAAAAGTGTTTGGGTGTTGATCTGGGAACCAGCGCGGTCAAGGTCGTGGAACTGGCCGTTGACCGCACGGGCGTGAAGGTCGTTAAGGCCGCGTCCATGGAGACCAATATCGATCCGTCCGCTCCTGCCGAGGAGCGCCGGACCGCTGTTGCCAAAACCCTCCGCGATCTCATCCGCAAGAACAAGATCAGCACGAAAAACGCTGTCTTTGCGATTCCCGGACAGAAAGTCTTCATTCGGCGGTTCCGCCTGCCGGAGACGACCGAGGAGCGCCTTGAGCGCATCGTGACCTACGAAGCGCGCCAGCAGATCCCCTTCCCGCTCGATAAGACAGACCTTCAATGGCAGTTCTTCCCCGTTCCCGAAGACAAGGAAGTGGAAGTTCTGCTTGTTGCCGTTCGGCACGACGAAGTGACGGATTTCATGTCGCTTGTCGGCAAGACCGGCCTGAAGCCGATTTTCATCGCGGTCAGCTCGTTCGCGATCTTCAACACACAGGCTTTCCTTACGAAGCCTGCCGCGGCGATCCTCGAAATCCTCGCGCCAAAGAAGAAGGCGAAGCCCAAGAAGGAAAAGAAGCCGAAGAAGGCAAAGAAGAAGAAGGGCGAAGCCGAGGCTCCCGAAGAGGAAGTCGTCGCCGAGGAACCGATGGACGACGACATGTCGGCCGACGAGTTCGTCTATGAAGAGGTGAAGGGCTACGTCAATATCGGCGCGGCGGCCATGGATCTGGCGATCGCCCGCGAGGGCAAGAAGGCCCTGCTTGGCTTCTCCCGCTCCGTTCCGACGGCTGGCAACGAGATTACCCGCTCGGTCATGGAGGCTTGCCAGATTTCCAGCTTCCACGACGCAGAGCGCATCAAGCGCCATCAGACGCGCCTGATGACCTTCGATTTCGAATTCGAAGAAGATCCGAATATCAATCACGACGCTTGCAGTGCAGCGACGCACAGCGCAGACCGAATGATCTCGGAACTGCGGCGATCGATCGATTTCTACATTTCCCAGCCCGACGGCATGGCTGTCGACTCGCTGGTGCTGTCCGGCGGCCAGGCATTGCTGCCCGGCATGGATACGTACATTGAAGAGAAGCTGACGCTTCCGACGGAGACGCTCAAGGAGCCTCCCGAGGATTCAGCCCTGACTTGGCCAGATCCCTCAACGCCGATCACTTCCTACGTGGTGGCCATGGGTCTGGCGCTCCAGGGCGTCGGCATGAGCAGTCTCGATGTCGACTTCCTGCCGGAAGATCGCAAGATCACGCGTGACTTCCCCTACAAGAGCGTCGCCATCATGGTGGTTCTCCTTCTCGGCATCATTGCGATGGCCTCCCGGGCTGGCTTGAATTACACGAGCCAGTACCAGGCGGAAGCCCAATCGCTGGAGACGCTCATCAAGGAGCGCAGCAAGCAGGATACGCTGGCCAACCAGGTGCAGGCGCAACACACAGAGATAGCTGGCCTCTACAAGACCTTCGACAAGGGCGTCGTCGATCGCGAGTATTGGCTGAAGTTCCTCGCCGAGGTGGCCGAGGTGAAGCCCCCGGAAGTGCTGCTCGATCGCGTGTCTCTCAGCAGTCTGGGGCAGGTCACGATCGTCGGCCTGAGCGAGACGCAGCGTTCCGCAGCGGATTTCACCGAAGCGCTTCGTAAAAAGATTCAGAACCCCCTGCAGGCTCCGACTCTGGAAGCCGTCCAGGCGACGCGTGATGCGCGCTATGAGCAGCCTGTGTATCGGTTCCAGATCTCGCTGCAGACCAGTGACAAGATTAACATCCTGGATGTCGTACCACAGGGTGAAGTAGCAGAGTAA